The Oxobacter pfennigii region ATTGCCTAAAAAAAGGGCTCCTATTGTATTTAAAATTCTTTCAAATGTTCCGCTGTGGTTAAAAATTATACCGCTAAAAATAACCTCAGCCGTTATTCTTAAAATTGAGAATGTACTTATGATTACAGTAAACAAAAAAGCAATGCGCAAAGTAGTGATTTTGTCCCTTTCCTTCATCATAAACATCACCGACGGTATCGTAATATCTTTCTGCTTCATTTACCTATACCAAATTATAGCAAATAAATATTAACATGGTATAAACTTTAGATTAACAATACTTAGAAACACCGAATTTTACTTTCTTATGCTTATAACCGCACCGCCGTTTGCCTTCTTTAAATCACTGCTTTTAATTCTTACCAGGGAATGGGTGGAACCACCTCCGGTATATACTATTTCTTTTTCCATTACCCTTGGGTCTATGACAAAGGAGGCTTTGTATCCGAAGGAAGGTACACCTCCGCAGGGATAACCTGTATATTTTAAAATCTCATCCTCATTTGCAACTTTAGGCATATTTATGCCCAATGCCTTTCCGACCTTTGTCCTGCTGGCTCTGTCTTCACCTTTTACTATTGCAACAATCAAATTGTTTTCTTCATCTATCATGCATATGTTTTTTACAAAGTCCTCAGGTGTTGCCCCGCAGGCTAAAGCTGCTTCGGAAACAGAATGACAGGATTGGGTAAAGGCAAGATGCTCTGCAGCTATTTTATTTTCCCGTATATATTTTTTTAGTTTCTCTTCAAATTCTTTCATATGTTTACCTCTCTTACATAACGGACAGTGCCCAAAGATAAAGGGAGGCTACCGACCCGTAAGGCGAATACCTTTTCCTGTATCTTTCAAACCTTTCTTTTGTAAGCTCCTTGTGTCCGTATAAATTCATCATACCCCTTTGAATGGCTAAATCCTTGTAGCTTAACACGTCAGGGCGGCAAAGTGAAAATATTAAAAGCATTTCAGCCGTCCACACTCCCACTCCGTGCAATGATGAAAGCTTTTTTATTATTTCCTCATCGCTTAATTTATAAAGATTTTCAAAATCCACTTCTTTTGAAAGCGCTGCCTGTGCAATTCCTTTTATGTATCCTGCCTTTTTTAATGACATGCCGCAGCCTTGTATTTCCGATATATCTTTATCAGCTATAGCCTCTGGCGTGACACTTCCAAGTAAATTTTGAAGCCTGTTCCATACAGTTTCAGCAGCCTTGCCGGAAATTTGCTGGCTTATAATGCTCGATACGAGGGCAGCAAATGTATCTTTTGTGATTCCGCGCTTTATGATGCCGATTTTATCAATTGCCGCGGCTAACTTTCTGTCCTTCTTTTTTAAATAATCCATTTCCCTTTGCCCGTATTCAAAAATATCCACCTTATCTCTCCTCTATAGAAAGCAATGTTTTTTTCAATTCCAATCCTCCGCCATAGCCTATAAGAGAACCATTTTTCCCAATAACCCTGTGGCAGGGAATTATAATTGGAATAGGATTTCTGTTATTTGCAAGGCCAACAGCCCTGGCGGCTTTGGGAGACCCTATTTTTTCTGCAATATCTTTATAGGACGCAGTCTCTCCGTAAGGTATCTCACATAGGGCAATCCATACCTTTTTCATAAATTCCGTGCCCTTGGGATTAAGGGGAAGAGAAAATTCCTTCAGTTGACCTTTCAAATAACTTTGAAGCTGATTGTTTGCCTCCTTTAAAATTGGCGCTTCAGCTATTTCCATA contains the following coding sequences:
- a CDS encoding aminoacyl-tRNA deacylase produces the protein MKEFEEKLKKYIRENKIAAEHLAFTQSCHSVSEAALACGATPEDFVKNICMIDEENNLIVAIVKGEDRASRTKVGKALGINMPKVANEDEILKYTGYPCGGVPSFGYKASFVIDPRVMEKEIVYTGGGSTHSLVRIKSSDLKKANGGAVISIRK
- a CDS encoding DNA-3-methyladenine glycosylase family protein; this encodes MDIFEYGQREMDYLKKKDRKLAAAIDKIGIIKRGITKDTFAALVSSIISQQISGKAAETVWNRLQNLLGSVTPEAIADKDISEIQGCGMSLKKAGYIKGIAQAALSKEVDFENLYKLSDEEIIKKLSSLHGVGVWTAEMLLIFSLCRPDVLSYKDLAIQRGMMNLYGHKELTKERFERYRKRYSPYGSVASLYLWALSVM
- a CDS encoding methylated-DNA--[protein]-cysteine S-methyltransferase codes for the protein MPAYFYESILGEICIAENNGEITNVYFPNEKLSLDMEIAEAPILKEANNQLQSYLKGQLKEFSLPLNPKGTEFMKKVWIALCEIPYGETASYKDIAEKIGSPKAARAVGLANNRNPIPIIIPCHRVIGKNGSLIGYGGGLELKKTLLSIEER